A segment of the Panicum hallii strain FIL2 chromosome 1, PHallii_v3.1, whole genome shotgun sequence genome:
CAATGACTCAATGGATGAAACATTATTGGTAGAGGTCAATCCATTGGTAGAGACTAGCAAGTCATCAAAATATTAAAACATTAAAATATAAAAATGTTCCCTCCTAATCAAATCGAGCCTTTCCTCGATTGTTTCTAGAGAGCTAAAAATCTCCCTAAAATCTGGCTTCACAATAAGTGAGTTGACTGTATACATTAGAGGCAGTTTCTTCTTCCACCCCATATTTTTTCACCATCTTCATAGTCATTGCTATGGTAGGAACATGGTTGGTTGGAGGAGCGGATGATGCTTCAACACTTATGGAGATCTTCTCTATAGCAGTTTCTATCTTTTGACAAGTGCTCTTATACAAACGAAAGAAAGGGCTCTTCTCATCCTTCTCCTCAGCACCGGTGGATGCCCTTTGCGTTTCCTTTTTTTGTATTTCTTGTCTTCTCAACATTCTCTACAGGTTTTGGTACcatatcctcatcctcatcactTGCATTATCAAATGATGTATCTGCAGGACATGATGCGAAAGATCCACTAACATGTGCCTTGCCAAACACATAATGCATATCGTCGAGAAACTTTGGGTCTTGTTTCCGGAACTTCAAATGAGGGCATTTGATTGCTTTCTCTTTATTGTTACACGTctgaaattaaataaaaaataaaagcaGCAGGCACAGTACATAACAAATATTAGTGGAAAAATACCAAAGTCAGATTATTCCACTTACAGCAAGATGTTCATCCCACCATTCATCCGAACAGTCCATAGTTTGTTTAGCCTCATCCCGTCCAAGTCTAGTTGCAATATTCTTAAACTCCATAAAAAATGTATAATCCttttttaattattttttagTATATTCTTCACCAGATTTTTCTGCAAACTTGAATACAAGATTCTTCCAACCGGTAGTAGTAAAAATTCCCAACGGCCTATTCCCAGCTTCTATCTATTCTTTGCATGTATCATACAAATGCCTAAAAAACATCACCCCAATCTGCCTTGTCACCCGTTCTTGAGCCAAACAAAAATTTTCCAATCAATTTGCATGCAACATGATTAAGTTGGAATTGATACAGATAAAATATATAAAATATACTTGCTCAAATGCTTGTTCAAATATAATATCATACCTAAACTCTTAATTTCACGGCCACACAAATGATAAAATTGGCCATAAGAATACTAGGAAACTCTTAATCACGGATTTGTGTAAAATACTCGCgtggcggcgcggcgccggggCGGCAAGCGGGATGTGGACGGGAGGCGGGGGTGGGATAGGCCGGGACAGGCACGGGAGGTGGGATAGAAACCGTTTTTTCATAACCAGTGGCAGGTGGATAATTTTTTTTACCCCAAAAGCCACTTAAAGTAGAGGGAGAGGTGCTTTTGCATCTGTACTACGGTAAAAGCTGCTTTTGGGCAAAAACACCTAGAACATTTAACCTCTTTGGTTGGCTTTTGGCTTTTGCAAAAACAAAACCAGGTTGAAAAACCCAACCAAATACACCATTAATCGTTCAATCAATGGCACCCGGATATTCAATCTTTCCTAATATATCTACAGCCCAAAACTCCACCAGAGTCTATAGAGGAGACAGACCATGTTTAGTACATGTTATATTTTCAGCTAGAGCTGTTCGTTGACCGCGGAGCACATTCTCTAGCTTCTTCCAGGCAAACTTGGTCAGGCGGTGGTGGATTACCCATATCCCTAGTCTTGTGAAGTAGAAAGGTCCCTGCGACAATGGTCACAAACCCGCATAGCTGCGTCGCAATCTGTGTTGCGGTTTGCGAGGCCCAGTCCTGGATTGGAAACCATGATGAACCAATATCAGTTTTTTTCTAGGATTCGCATTTCCAAGGGAACACTGGATAATCTGCCATTTTGGATAGAACCTAGCAATGTAAGCCAAAAAAATACTGCTTAATTGTCTAATTATTAAAAAAATTAGATTGTTGGATTTTTCTCCTTTGAATACCAGAAAAATCGCAAATTATCAATTCACCCTTTGTTTGCATGTTTTGTGATTGCAGAAAATGGAACTTTTGAATTGAGATATATTATTGGTTCAAGCTCATAATTTGCAAGATAAAAGGAGAAAAGCCGGCATCTTATTTCATGTATATTCCAAGCTACCCTTAAGATGCAAATCATTATATTTAGAGCAATAAACCACCTCATCAAACTAATGTATCCTGTATCAGTCAATATTTTTACTATGACATCCAATTCCTCTCAGCAAGTAGAAATAAAATATAATGACCAATATACCATGCAAAAGTTATGTGCAAGTGGACAATGAGATCACCTTGTACATGATCATGTTAGCAACAATTGTAAGAATGGTGAACATCACGTAGTATACAGGAGAAACCACAGCCGTGTTGAATGAGTCCAAAGCCTACAAAGTAACAAGAGGGTGAAAAGACACAATAAAGACTACACAGAAGAGTTTAAACATAGATTTGTTTATGTATTTTATGTCATCTTGGTTATTAACTTGAAATTCTGATTTCTTCCATCTTGAAAAATGAGTTTTGTGCTATTTACATCCTCGAGAAAAAAATGTTATTTATGGTTGAATGACAAACTAGCTAGGGGTACAAGAAATTTTACAAAATTTCCTGGTGTGCAAAGAAAACCCTTGTAGTGCTTTCATCTAAACCAATGCAATGCTtaaaaatatatgtttgtttgaACATGTGCCTGCTCAGAATCTCAACTAAAAATACTCAAGGAAGAATATGTGTTTGGAAACTGAGGCCTAGATCAGAAATATGCAAACATCAGATGTTACAGGGTGATTGTTTGTTCAGCACAATGAAATCGAATTAGACAAGTAAAACAAGTTGAAATGATGCATATACCTATCAATGTCTCAAGGCATGACAACATATATAATGAAATAAAGTATATACCTTGTTTAAGTAATTCAACTGCACCAAACAGCAAATAGTGACAACTACTATGAAGAACCATGTCTGAATGTAGATGAATTGATTTGAACCACTAAATGATAGCTTTAAAGCAATGGCAACTGCTTTTACACTGATAACCTGTCCCAATCATAGAGTTCTGTTAATAAAAAATCAAGGATCGATTTTATTTAATAATTTAATCTGAAGGTGATGTACTTCTCATGTACCGTAAGAGATCCCATCAATGAACAGATTGCTATATAAACAAGCATCAATCTGTGTCCTGAGCGTTCAACAACCCGGAATATCAAAAGAAGAACGCAGGCCACCGCCACGCATGAATAAACAATGAAACCTGTAAGTCAGAAATGATGTACACACGTCAATATGTAGAGTCCAGTAAAACAGAACAAGTGCAGACAAGAAGAAGGGAAACGGACTCCATAGTGACAGGAGAAGGTGATCAATTAGCTACCTGGCTGCGTTGCAAGATGCCATATTTCCTTCATTGAATCGATCTTTCTCTCCTTTGGGGCATGCAAAACTATACCTATCGAACCGACAACACATAGTATGCAACCAACAACACCAAACATGTGCAAATTCTCTTTCAGAACGAAGTGTGCGAGCACTGCACTGCATGAGCAAAACATTAAACAGGAACGCAAAGGTAGGAGTAAAAAATTCATGAAgatggcaaggcttctaccTAAATATGATGCTTAGAGCTCCAAGAGGAGTAACAAGTACAGCAGGGGCAAATGCATATGCTGCAAAGTTGGCTACCTCACCCAGAATCACTGCAAGGTAAAAACAAACTGATTAGGGATAGTGTGGCTCCCATTCCATCATCATTATATAACGTTGCTAGACATGTACATATGTCACAAATATTGTTTTATACTTCACTGGTTGTATAGCACTAGTGCCCTATTCTTCAAATTGAAAATAAATATAAAGGCAAATTGACGTCATGCTCTAGACTCTTCAGTGATTCTTCATCAGATGATATAAACACTGCCTTTATTGCTCCAAATACTACCAATGCAAGTAGGTAGACTCTTAACAAACATTTTGAATTTTCCATCAGTCATGAAACTACAAGTGCAACATTTTGAATTTTCCATCAGTCATGAAACTACAAGTGCAGTGACAGGATTCCAACAAACAAGGTAAGTTGAAACCCATGTTCAGCCTTTTTAGAACTAAGGCATCAGAGAAATCCCAAGAAGATATCAAGTTACACATTATATGCATACTCCGCTGATCATCCGAACAGCAGACTCCGAACTATACAATACGGTATACTATTACTAGTGCGTGTCTCGTAATTGCATAGTTACAGTACCAAACATTGGAGAGTGATCGATGGACATTCTCCTACAATTAGAAAAAAAGATGCAGTACACTTGGATCCTCTGGCATTTAGGTTGAAGCCACATAACACTAGCAGCAAGGAGTATTTCCCGGTGCTATTCTATTAGATGTAGGTGTTAAAACACAAACCTAGAATCACTGTTCCAAGATTATACAGTAAATGTAAGTGAGCAGGTGGAGAATGATAAAATAATCAACTGTGATTTACTCAAGTTGTGTAGCACAACTCAAGAAGCTATGAAGCCAGCCAGCTCAAAAAGAATATCAATCATATACAGAGTGACACCAGAACATAAAAAACAAGTAGAACTGCAATGAGCTACAAATAGCAGAACAAGTTTACTACAAGCAGTAACATATAGAAATATGACCATAACTGTTAAATCCCTGCAAAGGCAAAGCATGATCATAATTGACACTTACTAGTTATCATTCCCAGCCACCATAACGGTTCATATAGATACGAGAAACCTCCAGACGCTGCAGTTCATTAGTGTAACAAGGGAAATCAGAAAAATCGAAGGGATATGCATAAAAGACAAAAAGATAAATACGTAGTACATCATTAATTATTAAGAGTTAAGAGTCATATTCATATGATGCTCAGCCTGAACAACAGTATGCACTACCAAGGGTTCCTGATTAAAATAGCTGTTATGATTCCTCAATAAAACAAAGCTGTTAGAAGAGGCACAACCTGCTCGCACCCCATTATCCCCCGCCTTCTTCAGCCCAACTTTCTTGATCACAAAGCTTGAACCAATGAATGCACTAGATGACATGGCCAAAGTCAAGCCTCTCACATTGTCTAAAGATGCCACCATGTCTGGTGGAATTTTTCTGTCAAGGACTAAAAGAACCAATTCCTACAATCCAAAGGATAAGAATAAATCAGAACATAAAAGGGGATAGAAACCATACAGACAAATAATAATGAACCACTGCTCATTGTTCCTTATAAATTGCATAAGATGGGAAAAAAATGATATATGATTATGACAAACATTCATCTGAAGATGCCATAAATGAAATGGCCAACCTTTGATTCCTTGGGAGTTTTGATTTGTTGGTCCAAATTCACTACAGAAAGCAACTGACCAGAATCACAATGAACTCTTTGAAATGATACTTTTACTTCACGTCCTTGCTAACGACAATACCAGACAGATAGAAAACTTCAGACCTACCCAACTCATAGCCTGCATGCAGGAAGAACGAAAGCTCTTAGAGAAATAGTGTACACTTGCATAAAGAAAACTGATCATGGATATGACAACAAAAGGCCACAAAAACAGACAAGGATTACTTAGCTGCGGAAACTACATAACCAAAAGTAAAGGATAGA
Coding sequences within it:
- the LOC112873813 gene encoding probable magnesium transporter NIPA2 → MVASLDNVRGLTLAMSSSAFIGSSFVIKKVGLKKAGDNGVRAASGGFSYLYEPLWWLGMITMILGEVANFAAYAFAPAVLVTPLGALSIIFSAVLAHFVLKENLHMFGVVGCILCVVGSIGIVLHAPKERKIDSMKEIWHLATQPGFIVYSCVAVACVLLLIFRVVERSGHRLMLVYIAICSLMGSLTVISVKAVAIALKLSFSGSNQFIYIQTWFFIVVVTICCLVQLNYLNKALDSFNTAVVSPVYYVMFTILTIVANMIMYKDWASQTATQIATQLCGFVTIVAGTFLLHKTRDMGNPPPPDQVCLEEARECAPRSTNSSS